TACGCCGTACCTACTCGCTGCAGTGAAAAAGCAAAGGGAAAAGAGACAGTGATGTACAGGCTCTCTCCTCCTCACTGCCTCTCACACAAAGGACAAGAACACAGAACGCAACCAAGACTACTCCAACAGAGAGAGGTGCACATCGAAGCAGCACTGTTCCGACTACTACAGCAACAGTAGAGTTAGTACTGAGGCCCTCCTCCCCCATAAATCGTCCATCAGACCGTACAAAAGAAGTTAAGGCCAGTGGCAATGCCACCCCTCCTCAACCTCTTTACAGACTGCCAGAGGGCCATAAAGAACTCTTGGAGAGTCTATACAACTCAAGGCCCAGACAAACAAAAACATGTAATTTAGCCCACAACAAGGGGTTAATTTTCAGTTGACCTTGCGTAAAACCACAAGAAGAAAATTCTTCCATTTTGCTTGTGCTAGTGCGGCCTACCATACGACCTATCTACTATTATGTCCTGACGCATCATGGTATATATGTTGTATGGACAAAGAGCGTGCAACAGTATAGAAAGTGGTGTCCAGCAAAAGCACGAAAATGAAAACAAGAGCGTGGTAGCAATGACGACAAGACAAATATAAGAGATAACGAGCACAGTACTGACGAAGGAGACGGGAAGAGTACTTATAATTTAAACATCTGACCTGCAATGGGGGTTGCTAGCTCCATGGCTTTACCACCTCCTGGCATTGTTGACTGCAGCTAGTCCACTGTCAATGTCGATGCCCCGCCATGCTTTTCTGAGAGCTGTGTGGTTGCAACTCCAATCTAGGACGAGAAGAGATCATACATATGATGCAAGAAAGGCACAATGCATATTGCACTGCACCTGTGGTGTTACGATTCAGATCTTGGTACTGATGCTGTGGGGAGTGCAGATTTGAAGGTGTGTTATCATATGTAGGGACAATCGGAATTGTCCAACCAAACCGCATAATGAGTAAGTTCCCGTATAGTAATGGAATCGAATAGCGAGAGCAAGACCAATAGTGGTGAAGCAAAAACTGAGTCAGATTTGTAACCATATGAAAGCATTAATAATTGATTAATTCGCCTAACTTCTCTCTATATATTGTCAAGCCAACACAAGAATTTGAATGGCCGAAACAAAAAATTGGAAAACAAAATGTTAATAAGAAGCTAAGTTCTATCATCGAAAGTTATAATGGAATCTCAAaaggtgaagaagatgatgaagaagaaggtaGCAGACGGAAGGAAGAATTGTTCAACTTTCCTTTTGTACGCTCCGAATCGACCGCGAGGTCGCCTGATCGATCGATCTAGATAGCTCACAGATCGAGATCCAATGACGAGTGCGCTTCTCTCTTGgaggacgacgatgacgacggcgacgaggctgcggaGGACTCGGCCCCACCAGttgcaccggcgccggcgccgtgctgAGGCGATTCGAGGAACCGCCATGGCCCCGGCCTTTGCCATCCCGGCATCCTCAGCGACAATGCGTTGGTGTCTTGGCTtgattcgccgccgccgctcggttgCGGGTTGTCGTCGAGGTTGACTCCGAACAGGCGCACGCGCTTCGCAGCCGCCGTCGGGCTGTTGACGAGCGGCACCGAGTCGAGAACCATGGGCAGACCGGCCGTCGTAACCACGGGGCTGCTGGGTTGTTGCACCATCATAATGTTGTgcggaggcgggggcggcggcatgGGCATGGGCATGGACGCGCGCGGGGGCATGCCGGCGGAGCCGAAGAAGAGGAGCTGCCTggctggcgcggcggcgttgATGTTGCGGAAGTCGAGGCCCTGGCGGAAGCGATGGTGCTCGTAGAGtgtggcgggcggcgcgggcggcatgaagaagccgcccgcgccgccgccccagggGCCGTACGGCGAGGCGACGGGCGCCATGGGGAGCGGGAGGCGCGGCATGCGGTGCGGGTCGCGGGAGTCGGCGCGGCGCTTCCAGTCGATGAAGAGGCGGTCCCGCGCGGCCTCCCCGGCGCCGCGGCAGAAGGAGACGGTGTCCCCGGCGTCGAGGCGCTTCTCCTTGACGAAGCGGCTCCAGCCCTTGGTCATGACGTAGCTCTGGCTGCTGTTCCAGTAGGAGTAGCGGAAGCGCCAGAGCTTGCCGGCGCGGTCCTCGAAGCTGAGCAGGAGGCCCTTCTCGTTGGCCGCCGCGTCCAGCGGGAAGTACTTCTCCGCGTGCTGCTTCGGGATCACCAGCCGGTTGAGCTTCCCCACGTCGCTGGGTGTCACCACCTTGTCGAACATGTGCTCCTTCTCGATCACCTCCACGTCGtcgctaccgccgccgccgctaccggACGCCCCGGCGCCGTCGCTGGAGCGGAGGGCAGCCGGGCCCGacgcggacgcggacgcggacgccgccgcgggaggcgaggacgacgacgaggcggcggccccTCCCGTGGTGGCCGTCGCTGCCGCTGTCATGAAGGGGATCTCGCGCGGGGACGCCTccgcgtcctcctcctgctcttcctcctcgtcctcctctttGGAAAACCTACTCGACGAGCTCGCGAACTCCATAGCTAGCAGCGACGCTACGCCCCACTtggccggcggcctcctcctcgtgctGGAGGATGCCTTCCCTTTCGAGCGGCTGTCCCTGTTGCGGCGGCTTTGATGCGATGCGACGCGGTccaggcgcggcggaggcggggtggaggctgctgctggcttGGTTGCTTGCTGGGGGAGAGTGAAGAGGAGGCGGGGGATCTATCCGCGATGAGCCTATCTATATCTACCACTCCTCCTATCTGTctgtccctctctctctctctctagtctctctctcctccctgagtcccttctctctcctctcgctGTGGGTGAATTTGACtcggcagctagctagctaggacgACGCGGCCGATCGGGAGGGGACGGGAAGCGATTCATCTGCCCCCGGCGCTCGCATCGCATTGACCCTCGGATCGATCCCCGCCGCGCGTCGGAGGAAGACGAGGCGAGGCTGGCTGGGATGGGAGAGGGATCGATCGATGGggcggaggagagagaaagcGCGTGGTAATTAAGTGTGGTTGTTTTCTCTCCCTAGCGACTAGTGGCGGCCGCTTGCTTGGAAGGGGTAAAGCGAGCGAGCTGCGGGAAAGCTGCCGCGCTCGCTGCGTCTGCGTTCCCACAGGGTGAGGAGCCCAGCCCCAGCCCCAGCCCCAGCCCAGGAGGGGCGGGGAGAAGGGGGAGGTGAGCTGGGGTGGGGAGGCACTGCCCTAGAAGATTCCGGGAAGGTGATGACCGACCGGCCGGCGACGACACAGCTCGCCTTCGACGAGAGtggtactagctagctagcagcaaAACGGTGCATCGCCTTTCTGCATTTCTATTCTGAGAGTATTATACTGTTGAGCTTAATTGGAGCATCATCGAACGTATTGCGTTGCACGGTCCAACTCCTTGCCTTTCTGTATTCTGTTTTTTTGGGTCATATTGTACTAGTATATCCTGCACTGTTACCGAGTGACAAGCAGGCTGTGTTAACCATAAATAAAACCACTGATTCGACCCTAACGATGAAATTTCGAGGAACTGACAAAGCTTGCAGTGGATCAATACCGTTCCATGTGCGCATTATTTTTACTACTCAACTGAATAATAAACCATCAGAGACCGAGGAAGTCGCCGCACAAATAAACCAGTAATAGGAGTAATAGGCAAGAAATGATGTGCATATACTAATACCACTACGCATAGATCTCATTCGTAGCCAATGTACAAGGGAACAAATACCAACTGATGCATGGCCCATCTGGGGGAGTACAATATGCTATACTGCAGTGTCTAGCTAGCTTCTTGAATCTTTTGGGGGGTGGAAACATAATAATTCTCATCTCCATGGTAAAAAGTGAAATGCGAATTGCCCTCACTTCAGAGCAGGTAATTAGGCAGGGGAAAGTAGGTTGTTGTAGTACTGCCCtgcagcgcagcgcagcccggTGGTAGCTTTGCAGACAGAGGgggtggcgaggaggaggaggagtagggTGGGGCCCATGGATCAACTGGTTGGGTTCATGTGAGCTCGTCCTTGTCATGATATGGGGATCAAGTATGACACGCCTCTGTAGACTCGGCTCGTAGCTAAAGAGATCAAACCACTCGAGCCCGTTTCTTTCAACCACACATCGCTCTCACGGCCGGAAGCGTAGACGGAGATAATCACATGTGCTGCAATTTCTGCCCACCACCCGTACTTATTGTAGGGTTCATATATCATGCTAGCTAGTGGCAGCTAGCTACTTCTGAGCATCGTCAGCAAATTTTTTTCCCTTACCGATAATCCCCACGGATAATTTGACAACTTTGAAAAACCAAATGTAGTAATAATTTATTTACAAGGACTGTAATATTTTCAGTAGCGGCCATGTGTGGTTCTTTTGTCTCGGCTTGCCGAGCAAGGTCATTTTAACAAGAAAGTTAGTACTGTTTGTTTTCACCGTGCTTCAGCTTTTCTTTTAGCAAATTGGTATGAGGTCTGCCTTTTATTTTAGAGGCCTGTTTGGATCAATGCATCAATCTAATTTTAGCTCAAGTTGATTCAAATAGGTTCTATTAATTTCCAGCTAACAACTTTTACCCGGCTAGCATTAGCTGTTCCACACAGGgtagcatctccaacagattactTATCTCTCGTACTCTATATATTTTCTCTCTTCATCACCAATAATAGTTTTTACGTTTTTGGTAGCTAGTGTTGTAGCACACTGCCCAAAATATGATGTGGAGGGAGGAATCTACATTTGAGCAAAAGGGAGGTGTGTTTTGACGAtcaccaaaaaaaatttagatatTGGTGATGGAATCGGTAATCTGCTGGAGCACCATCTACTACCAAAAGGACAACTTTTTGATATTGGGAAGAGAGATGAataatctgttggagatgctctcacGGTTTAGAAAAGACTTCGGTCTAAGATACACGTTGGACCAAAGACCTCGGCTCCAAATTTTTtagcaaaaaaagaaagattaaGAAACCATAAAGAATCCACACCTTGCCCCATACTATTTCTTATATATCAATTAATGAGAATTTTCCTATAACTTCATGCTTTTGGAAGTTATAAGAAAACTAATTATAGCTCTCCACACATCACTATTGACGATTTCCTTATCCATCGATGACGCCATGATCGACGAGGCAAGGCGAGGAAACCAAACATGCATATTCATCATGAAACCAACATTATTGCTGGAAAAGGCTCGGACTAACAGACATGCTAGATAGTGGCGAAAAGACACCTACAAAAAAACGCAGCGTGCTCATATCACAATGTACATACAGAAATGCCTTTTCCTAGAGATCTTTTTCAAGTGCACACAAATGTAAATTCCCCAGTGCAATATTATAAGGTTTATTGAGTGGAGGTAATGATTGATACGTGTATAGTGCATGGACCTGGCTTACAAGACGAGTGAGGTGTCCTTGGTGAGGCTTCCCCGAGACAAAAAGGCCAGTAGGGTTCTAGAGACCTTCAACCAaagtatccatccatccatccatcctccTCTGCCGAGATGCCCTCTGCGTGCGACAGGAGTGAAAGTAAAAGCATCTACACTTGTTTATTCGTAAAACgtgcacacacacatacacacactgCAGGaaggaggaccggaggaggctcttgggctgtgtttagttctaaaaaaacTCCCCCcaattccaaactttccatcacatcgacatcatattgaaacattaaatatagtaaatgacacatgcatagagcattaaatgtaagtaaataaaaaaactaattgcatagttttgatgtacacgactagacgaatcttttgagtctagttaggtcatattaggacaacaattaccacaaacaaacaaaaaatactacaatatgctacagtgtccgatatgACTTTTCGCATCCCCTTTAACcaacatctaaacacagccttggaAATGTGGCGTGCACATATGCCAGAGGAGTGTACCATACTACGTCAAGCGTCCTCTCATGATGTGCCGCGCCCTCCATTTTTTTAGTCCCCCTGCTGGGGCGGTACCGGTTGTTGTCGGGGCAGCAGTGCCGTGTGCAGTGCAGGGGAAAGGCGACGAGTCCCCAGTCCTCTTCCCCCCGCTCGCCTGGATGATCAATTGGCTGGGGACAGTGCCTGCACGTCGCATTACCTGTTCCCTGGTGTCCCTCTCATTGGTGGATCCTCCAATCAACACGACCGTACCACCAACATTTCCCCTAAACTAGCAGCAACTGGATCAGTTTTTAACTGCGCGCAGTAGGGGTGGTGGTTTTCTGATGATCTGCACGAAGTACTCGGAGAGAAAAgctctagaaaaaaaaagtactcGGAGAAAGAGATCGATCTGCCTTTCTTTTTGAAAGAGATAGAGGCAATTATTCAGCTGGTACACACACATAGTGGCTCTTCCTACATGAACACTTCATTTTTGTGCATTTTTACATCAAAAGGGACATTCATGCGAACCTGACGGCAACGGGTTCCCAACTGAATTCGCTCCAAGTGCGCGCAACATCATCCATGGGCACTGCACTGCACCACTGATTCCGGCGGTTCCACCGCAAAGGCTGCGGCACACACACATTAGCACATGGAAGTCGTCGAACTTAGCCGGCCGGCGAACCGAATAATGCACGAGGGAGAAAAGGGGCCTTCATTTGACTTTTGCTCATCAATTTGTATCGGCGAAGAATGGGCGGCCCGCCGGCGGACGTAGTGCGTGGTGCTCGCGCGCGTGACCGAGCGACAGCGAGACGTGGAACGGTGGAAGAAGGAACAGGGAGCGAGAAAGGCGAAGCCCTCGAGTTGTATTTTCCCGGCTAATCAGCACGCTGTGGATGACAATTACACGAGTACTGCTACTGCTGGCGGCCtgggacgacgacgatgacgacaggAACCTTGATGCAAATATGGTAAGGTcagtctcaatgggagtttcatgaagggtttcatgacattaaataccatcatttttgctgacatgacaaggagagagaagactagagtttcatgggatgtgagaagagtttcatcaccattaAACTCGTCTGGCACAATtacctagttctcagtctaggTAACTGTGTCCATGAAACTCCCCACTGAGACTGCCCTAAGCGTATACAGCGCCCGAGAAAGCTGAGATTATACTATATATGGACTCCAGGTGCCCCACGTCGCATACACCTGCTGCAACTATCACCTTTAGCTTACTAGTACGCCATTAGCTTTGCATATATGTTGATGAGGATCTAGCCCTGAAttactcctcttcctcttctttgaAAAGAATGTAAGGGCGATATCAGATGACTATACTGCTGCTGGCAGCAGACAGTAAAGAagggttagttggatccatgccactacaatttcacgaagttggatttcatgttgaaatccatggcATTgagcatgattttcaacgtgaaacccaatttcacggagttgtggtggcatgaatcgaattttccctaaagaaaaaggaaagtacCACTCAAAAGGTAGTTTACTGACGCTTTTTCCAGGGTAAAAGCTGAACAAATAAATACAACAACAGTAATCACACTTCTGTCCCTTGCTGCCACTATGCCAGGATCTGGCAAATAAACACTTGCCGATCAAGTTTTCTCCGCTGGTAAATTATTGGAGTTGAGTATGTAGTTGTTCTCTGAAAGGAGGCACAGCACCTACCTAGCTAGCTTATCTCCATGTCAAGCTCAACAGGTCATTGGCACCGGCAGTTCAGCACGTGGAGCGACCACTCCATTTTCCCCCCTCGATCTCTCTCTTTGATTTTTCGCCGTG
This sequence is a window from Panicum virgatum strain AP13 chromosome 7K, P.virgatum_v5, whole genome shotgun sequence. Protein-coding genes within it:
- the LOC120641556 gene encoding B3 domain-containing protein Os02g0683500-like, which translates into the protein MEFASSSSRFSKEEDEEEEQEEDAEASPREIPFMTAAATATTGGAAASSSSSPPAAASASASASGPAALRSSDGAGASGSGGGGSDDVEVIEKEHMFDKVVTPSDVGKLNRLVIPKQHAEKYFPLDAAANEKGLLLSFEDRAGKLWRFRYSYWNSSQSYVMTKGWSRFVKEKRLDAGDTVSFCRGAGEAARDRLFIDWKRRADSRDPHRMPRLPLPMAPVASPYGPWGGGAGGFFMPPAPPATLYEHHRFRQGLDFRNINAAAPARQLLFFGSAGMPPRASMPMPMPPPPPPHNIMMVQQPSSPVVTTAGLPMVLDSVPLVNSPTAAAKRVRLFGVNLDDNPQPSGGGESSQDTNALSLRMPGWQRPGPWRFLESPQHGAGAGATGGAESSAASSPSSSSSSKREAHSSLDLDL